Proteins from one Daphnia pulicaria isolate SC F1-1A chromosome 3, SC_F0-13Bv2, whole genome shotgun sequence genomic window:
- the LOC124329480 gene encoding mitochondrial cardiolipin hydrolase-like yields the protein MNSVEISGFIPELGLVVVGIVLVECTRQGLNYLQRKNSKPVIRQVIFFPDKQIACKDFFDSVEGCSRIRCDFSHTTTGFRQLLSHIKSARKSIDIAVYCISCFEIADVVLQRHKVGVRVRVITDQSMEIAFGSQNHRFMKDGIRVHTNKPPFLMHHKFFIIDDELLCSGSFNWTSQAVTGNNESVIITNDPWTVEPFCAEFQKLWQETKPGN from the exons ATGAATTCGGTAGAAATCTCTGGTTTTATCCCCGAACTTGGTCTAGTCGTAGTAGGAATTGTGTTGGTAGAATGCACTCGGCAAGGCTTGAATTACCTGCagcgaaaaaattcaaagccAGTGATTAGACAAGTGATATTCTTTCCTGATAAACAAATTGCCTGTAAAGACTTTTTCGATTCAGTCGAAGGCTGTTCGAGGATTCGCTGCGATTTCAGCCACACAACAACTGGCTTCAG GCAACTACTTTCCCACATAAAGTCAGCAAGGAAATCTATCGACATTGCTGTTTACTGCATCTCTTGTTTTGAGATTGCAGATGTTGTGTTGCAACGTCACAAAGTTGGAGTCAGAGTCAGAGTGATTACAGACCAGAGCATGGAGATAGCTTTTGGATCCCAGAATCACCGTTTTATGAAAGATG GGATCAGGGTACATACCAACAAACCCCCATTTCTAATGCACCacaagttttttattattgacgaTGAGCTGCTTTGCTCTGGGTCCTTCAACTGGACTTCACAAGCTGTCACTGGTAACAACGAATCTGTCATAATCACTAATGATCCCTGGACCGTTGAACCTTTTTGtgctgaatttcaaaaattgtggCAAGAAACTAAGCCTGGAAATTAA
- the LOC124329479 gene encoding activating molecule in BECN1-regulated autophagy protein 1-like encodes MGGGAGAVGIAFVGAEQGPGQQRWTLRRNAESQDFCARDGCIPDNRDPYGNIVVPESKIHNDASVDVSADGRFLVTLVPCTSLTGALISLHSLEPSRLGLCLAQVNVDQFVVSVSISPTCRHLLLGLASSRALSVASRDHALPTLWAQVYQIPTKVFQAQRNNPSTTAANAATAAGLNSVGDLPADQMHPLLEKKQSIPPPQGSLLHVRDLSQTTDVGLTSLNCIRWIPTAGQGFVLGTNKGHLKVID; translated from the exons ATGGGAGGAGGCGCTGGAGCTGTCGGAATTGCTTTCGTGGGAGCCGAACAAGGACCAGGGCAGCAGCGCTGGACTCTCCGCCGGAATGCGGAATCACAA GATTTCTGCGCCAGAGACGGATGCATCCCCGACAACCGCGATCCTTACGGCAACATTGTCGTTCCCGAAAGTAAAATCCACAATGACGCCAGTGTCGATGTTTCAGCTGACGGCCGGTTCCTCGTTACGCTCGTCCCTTGCACTTCACTCACTGGAGCTCTCATTA GTCTGCATAGTTTAGAACCGTCTCGGTTGGGTTTGTGCCTTGCACAAGTCAATGTCGACCAGTTTGTCGTGTCCGTCAGCATTTCACCAACTTGTCGCCATCTTCTGCTGGGCTTGGCAAGTTCCCGCGCCCTGTCTGTGGCCAGTCGTGATCATGCTCTTCCAACACTCTGGGCCCAGGTGTATCAGATTCCTACCAAAGTCTTTCAAGCTCAGAGAAACAATCCGTCAACTACGGCTGCTAATGCTGCAACTGCTGCTGGCCTAAATAGTGTCGGCGACCTTCCGGCTGACCAAATGCATCCGCTGTTAGAAAAGAAGCAGAGCATTCCACCGCCACAAGGCAGTTTGCTCCACGTACGTGATTTAAGTCAAACGACTGACGTTGGATTGACAAGTCTCAATTGCATTCGCTGGATTCCTACTGCTGGACAGGGATTTGTATTGGGAACCAATAAAGGTCATCTCAAGGTGATTGATTGA